The Deinococcus roseus genome includes the window CTTGATGCTGCAGGATCAGCTTTTCACCGACTCAGAACTGCATCCTTTTCCAAGGGCTGGATAGGTGCAAAATCTCAGCTAATTCCTCGGTGATGCGCTGCACATGCTTTCTAAACACAGCACCCAGTTGGAGGTACTCAGGAATGTGGTCCAGCAGGGCCTGCTGGACCAGTTTCTCTGTGATGGTTTTGCCGACACTTCCACGTAACCACCGGTAACTAGTGATGGTCTGCAGGCTGGCTTCCAGGCTTTGCTGCGCCTGGGCACTGAGGGGTGGGGGCCTCTGGGCTTCTTCCACCCTTTCCCGTTCGGTGAGGTGGTTCTCCCAGTTCAGCAACTGGTCTTGGAGGTACAGGGCGAGGCCTTCCCGGTCCCTGAGGTGCTCATGCAGGTTCATGTCACCACGGTGTCAAAGCGGGGGTAGTAAACGGCCACCTGCTCGATCCCAAATGGGTCTTTCTTTTGCGGTGATTGAAGTGCCAGATCGTCGAGAAGAACGTACAGCACGAGCTGCAGGAAGTGGGTGCGGCTGGGTTTGTGGGTGGCTTTGATTTCGAACAGCGTGTCATCGATGATCAAATCTCCATCTGCGCCACTCAAATTCAGCCAGTGGCTGTGGAACATTGGGTTGAGCAGCCGCTCCTGAACAGGGAAGTGCCTTGGGTGGATGGCGCGCAGGAACTGGTAAAGGTCTTCTCGCACCCTGGGGGGTAAGGGCAAAGAGGTGCTCCTGGAAGCGTCCAGTGCGAACGAAGACTTCCAGGTGAGCAAAGCGCAGTGATGCCTGCCCGTGAGGACAGAAAGACTTCCGACATTCTTTTTTAAGAGGGTTGATGAAACCCAGCCTTTCAGGTGTCTTCTGCGGAACCTCCCACAGCGTCTCCTGATGATGCGAAGAAGATCATCAGCTTTCCTTCCACGACTTGCAGGTCAACCACCATGCCTTCCATCATTTGAAATTGCCCAACGATTTCCTGAGGAAAAAGCAAGACAAGCTCGCCATGCTGGTCCTGCAGAATTGCCGTGTGCAGAGGAATTGTCATGGTTGAACCTCCAGAGGGTGCATTCTTCAGTGTAGGGCTACCCATGGGGTGGGTGAATGAACCCTCCAACCTGAATCCCATGGTTTTTTCAACCTTCAGGCCAGAGCTGCATTTGTGGGGTGCAAGAACAACCGACATGATGAGGTTGGATGGTTTTCATTCTGGTGACGGTCTGACCATGGTCTGAAAAAGGGATGTTGCGCCAGCCAATGTCATTCGGCACTTTTGGTTTTTTTCACATCAAAATGCTGCTTCTGAACACCTGATTTCAGCAGCTCATGGAACATCAGACCATCACAACATGAGGTTCTTTCTGTCCTGGCAGTTCTGTCATTCCAGTTTTAGGACCTTGACAGAGGTACCAGCCTTTTCGCAAGAAGTTCTGTGCTTCTTCAGGCTCGGCCTGAAATATGCCTTCTCAGGATTGTTGTTTTCCAGACGGCTGTTTTGGGTACTGATTCACCTCAGTAAATGGCTCAGGCCTGTGTTTTCAGTGGACAGATAGCAGCCAGAATCGATCAGAGGAGAGAAAGAGGATTCTTCTCTCTCCCCAGGTCACTGGTACTTTGCGAGCATGTCCTCGATTTTGCCAATCAGGGATTCCAGGACCACCCGGTCTTCTGGCGCCATCTTCTTCCAGGTTTTCTTGTAGTTGTCCTGAATGAGGGTTCCCACGGTCTTTTGTTTGCTTGTTGTGGGTAGGATCAGCTTTTGAATGAATTTCTTCAGGTCACTGACCGTGATGCCAGGGTGCTGCAAAGCATGCTGGATGGCTTTCTGGCGCAGCGTGTCATCCTTGATGCGGGCGAGCAACTGGCAGTGGGTGAACGGCAACAGGTTGTCGTTCAGCAGTTGCTGCACTTCCACGGGGTAAGTGAGGGTCGGCAAGCGGGTGGTCACGAAAGTCACGAAAGAGGGGAGGCCCACCCCATCAAAGAGACCCTCAATTTGTGCAATCTGCAACTGGGCTTCTTCGGTCTCGCGGGCATTGTACAGCTGGTTGAGGTGAGCAGCGATGTCCTCGCGGGGCTTTTGCAACTCAGCGGAAAGCAACAGGGTCCCACCAATTGCCTCTTCATAAGCATTCGGGTTGGAGCGCTGAAAGTTCTCAATCAGGCTGATGGTGACTTCGTCCTTCTCGTTGACCACATCATCGAGGACTGCTGCCAGAATCTGGGTTTTCCCGAGGTCCTCATGGGCCTGGAGTCTCCTCTCCCCTGCTATCAGCCGGTATGTGCCGTCCGCTTTGGTTTTCACCAGCACTGGAGTTCTCAGTCCGTGCTTCTCAATGCTCCTGGCCAGGGACTCGCGGGCCTTCTTGTCGAAACTGCGGCGGTGCTGCACCGGGCTGCGTTCGATTTTGGTCAAATCAATGTGGATGATTTTCATGTTGTGCTGCAAAATGCGGTCTTTCTGGCTGCTGGTGATGTTCTTGCCGCCAGACTGCTGGTTGAGGCGACCAATCAAACTCACAGGGTTACCCCCTGATCTGCGCCCACCTGCAGTTGGCCCAGCACAAATTCCGCCATCTGCTGCAGTTCTTCCTGGGCTTCTTTCAGGCCGTGGATTTTGGTTTTGCGTTCCAGGCTGGTCACGGGTTGCATCATGTAAGACGCTGCCTCGTACACCGTTTCCCGCCTGCGGATGCCTTCCGAAAAGAGGGGCACCCCGAGTTCTTCGATGCGTGCACGGAGTTCCCCCTGGAAGTGCACGTTCATGGTGCTGGTGGGGTTGAGGTTGGTGAGCAAATACATGCTGACCTTCAGTCCGGGGTTCAGTGGCTTGATGCGGTCGATCAGGCTGTTCAGGGTCACCAGGCTGGTGTGGCCTTTGACGGTCGGCATCACCGGGCAGATGATGGAATCTGCTGCAATGCAGGCCTGCTGGGAGAGTTTCGCGCCACTCGGTGAGGCATCAATGAACACGAAGTCGTACTGGTGTTCTCTGGCAACGTCCCTCAGGGCGTTGCGGAACTGGAAGATCTCTGGGGTGGCCAGGCGGTCTTCGATGTCCACCAGGTTCAGGTTCGCTGGAATCAAATCAAAGCCGTGCGCATGGTACTGCGGGTGCACCTCCAGCGGCTTGCGGTCCAGCATGGTGGGGAGCACCGTGTGCTCTCTGGGGACATCCCCGAACCCCAGCCATTCGCTGAGATTCGCCTGGCTGTCGAGGTCGACCGCCAGGACTTTGAAGCCCATTTTGGAGAGCTGGTGACTGAGTTCACGGACTGTGGTGGTTTTGGCGGACCCACCGGCGTGGTTGAACAGGGTGTGGATGGACATGGGGCTGAACTCCTTTGCCCGCTGCAACAAAAGCAGGTCTTTGATGGGCACCACAGCGGCAATTTTTTCTTTGTGCTGCGTCACAATCAACCGGTCTCCGGACCGCACTTCGGTGAGGGCCTGGGCAAGGCCTTCCCGCAGGGCCCGAACATTGATTTCTCTGGCAGCCATGAGTGCAGTCTAGGATTTGTGTACGCAAATTGCAAGAAAGGCTGAAGCATGGACAGTCAATGCAAAGCTACTGAGTCAACTCAGTAACGCTAAAATTCAGCAAAAAATCCCGTTTCACACAACAAGAAAAAGAGAAGGTCACACATGCTTTCTGTGTTCCTTCTCCAGACCTCCACCTGCCAGCAACATGCCCACATCGTCTTCACTCAGGTGCAGCTCACCTCCATTCCCACCATGCAACACACTTCTGGACAGGCGGGCTTTTTTCTCCTGCAAAACCAGGATTTTCTCCTCAATGGTGCCACTGGTCACCAGCTTGTAGACAAAAACCGGCTTGTCCTGCCCAATGCGGTAAGCCCGGTCGGTCGCCTGATTTTCCGCTGCTGGATTCCACCAGGGATCGAAGTGAATCACCGTGTCTGCTGCCGTCAGGTTCAGTCCCACCCCACCCGCTTTCAGGCTGATCAGGAAAACTTTCACCTCTCCCGACTGGAAACGTTGCACCTGCTCTGCGCGGTCCACGGTCTGGCCGGTGAGCACGGCATGCTTGACCCCCAGCCTCTCCAACTCCTTCCCCAGCACAACCAGGAGGGAAGTGAACTGGGAGAACACCAGCACCGTGCGCCCTTCTTCCAGCATCCCGGGCAGGGTGTCTTTGAACCACTCCAGTTTCACGGACCGCCTGACCTTGCTGGCCTCTTCCAGCCGAACCAGACCAGGGTGGCAGCACACCTGCCGGAGTTTCAGCAACGCAGTGAGCACATGGATCTGGCTGCTGGCCAGTCCCCGCTTCTCAATTTCAACCTGCAATTGCTGCTGGGTGGCCACCCGGAGGGTCTCATAGAGGTCCCGCTGCTCCCCTCCCAGCTCCAAGGTGATGGTGATCTCGGTTTTGGAAGGGAGTTCTCCTGCCACCTCTCCTTTGGTGCGCCGGAGCATCAGGGGCCGCACCATGCGGGACAGGCGCTCCTGACACAACGGGTCGTCGTCCTTCTCGATGGGATCCCGGTACAGTTGCCGGAATTCCCCTTCGGCAGGCAGCAAATCTGGCATCAGGAAGTGAAACAGGGACCACAACTCCCCCAGGTGGTTCTCAATGGGGGTTCCGGTCAGGCACAGCCGGTGCTGACTGTGCAGGTGCTTAAAGGCCTGACTGGCCCGTCCCCTGGCGTTCTTGATGCGCTGGGCTTCATCCAGCACGATCATATGGTAGGGGTGACGCTCAAGCAACACCTGGTCTTTGACCAGCACCCCATACGTGGTGAACACCACGTCCACCTCCTGGATGTCCCCCATGCGCCGGTGACGGGCCGCCCCATGCAAGGTCAGGGTCCTCAGGCCCGGGGTGAACTTTTCTGCCTCGGCTTGCCAGTTCGGCATCAAACTGGTGGGGGCCACAATGAGCACAGGATGCCGCAGTCTCCCCTGTTCTTTCTCGATCAGGATGTGGGTCAGGGTCTGCAGGGTTTTGCCGAGCCCCATGTCATCGGCAAGGATGCCGTTCATGCCGGTCTCCCTGAGCCGTTGCAGCCACGCCACACCCTGAAGCTGGTAAGGGCGCAGCTCCGCCTTAAGGCCATGCGGAGCCTGCAGTGGAGGCAGGGGTTCAGAGAGCCGCCGCAGGTTTTGAATGAGCCGGAAGGCCTGCTCTGAACCCTTCCACTGCACAACCCCGCTGACACTGGAGAGGAGTCCAGCCCCCATGCGGGGAAGCCAGATGGCCTCCCCACCCTGGTGGTACTCCACAAGCACCCTGAGCAGGGTGTGGATGCGGGTCAACTCCACCCCCAGAAACCGGCCCTCTCCCAACGGAAAGCATTCCAACTGGCCTTCAGCCTTGCCTTCCAGCACCTCCCTGAGGAGGTCTGGGTGGTTCCTGATCCACCTCAGCAAGAGGGGCAGCAGGGAAACCGTTCTCCCAGCCACCTCCACCCCCAATTCCAGCGAGAACCACCCCCCGTCCTCCCTGAGGGTGCCCTGCAAGGGACGCTGGATCACCTCACCCGGGAAGGACCTGTCCACAATCACCTCCCAGTTTTTGCCTTTCAATTCAGGCACCACACGGGTGAGCAGGTAACCCAGGTGTTCTTCCCCCTTGCTCTGGGAGGCATTCTGGAACACCACCCCCTGGTCTCCAGTGGACAGGGGAGAGAGGCCTTGGGCTTGCAAGCATGAAAAGGCCTGCTGTTCGGCCGTCACATCCCGCTCCACCAAAACCAGTTTGTGGCCATCAAAGTGCCGCAAAGCGGGCCGTCCAGTTCTGGCCGGGTACAGCACGTCCACCGTAGGGACCGTGAGGGCGCCGTAATCCACCCGCAGAGACAGCCGGGGGGTGTTTTGCTTGCCCTGAGCCGTTCCCCCCAGCACCGCTTTGAAGGAGGGGACGCCCTTGATGCGCTGAACATTCAAGTGCACCGGGTGAGGGAGGGGAGGACCGTCCAGGCCTTGCAACATGTGCTGGGCCTCCTGGACTTTCTCCGGGACCACAGGAGGAACCGCCAGGAACTGCTGGATTTGATGGCCGGAACAAAGGGTGAGAACCCGGCCGGCTTTGAAGCTCCCTCTGTCCACGTACCAGGCCTGGTCCAGCAACAGCACTTCAGCGGCTGGCTCCACCTGAAACTGGGGGTGCTGGTTGCCCTGAGCATCCACTGTCCAGCCCACCTTTCCTTCCCGTTCCTCCCCTGCCTGCAAAGGGCGGTCCAGGTGCCCTTTGAGGTACAGCAGGCCCCTTTTCAACAGCCGATCCAACACCCAGCCCAGGGGTGTTCTGGGGTGCAGGTGCTGGTCCCCTTTGACGTTCAGCACTTCCCTGAGGAGCCGGCCTTCTTCCTCCAGGGGCAGGTAATGGGTGCGGCCCGGCACCAGCCGCTGGGGCTGGAGCAAGCGGCCCCGCTGGATGGCCCCCAGGTGTGGCTCCAGGCGAGGAGGAGCCAGGTACGGTACCTGCTGACCCAGGTCCAGCACAAACACCAATTGACGCTCTGCGGGAACCGCCTGAGATCTGTCGCCACCCAAAGCACTGTTGGAGGTTGGAGGAACCAGCGTGGCCCGAGAGGAGGAAAGCCCAATCCCAGATGCTCCACCACCCTCCAGCAAAACCCACAGTTTTCCCCAACCCTGGCTTTCCAGGTACTTGCGCACCTCCACAGGGTTCCGTTTGGAGAGCACCTGCAGTTTCACCTGGTGGGCCTCATGGAGCACCCCCCGCTTCTCCCAGCTGGTCCCGATGGTCTTCAAATAAGACTCGTCGGCCATGGAGAGTCCAACAGGGGGCACCTCACCTGGGGGAGAAAACCAGTGGAACAGCAACGCCACCATGTGCTTGCAGGTCCGATGGGGTGGAGTCTTTTGCCAGCAGGTGCAAGACCCGCGGAACTGTGCGGGGTTGAGGGTGAGGCCCACCCGGAATTCCTCCACCACCTCCCGCACCACCCCGGTGACCGTCCGGTCCGCAGGGAGGGGTTTGCAGGACAGCACCTCCCCCTGTTGCTGCAAAGCCTGACCCTCCTTCCAGTCTTGAGGATGAAAATGGATCTGAAAGGTGCGGGCACCGTAACCCGGTGGGGGAGACCAGGTCACCTAAGAATCCTCTGGAGGTGGGCACGAAAAGGCTGAGCACAGGAGCATGGTTCCCTCAGCGTACCTGATGTTGCTGGCTTGTGTGTCCCCTGACCTCCCTTGCTGCTGCAGTCCACTTCATGTCCTCCAGTGACACCTGGAAAGCAGTCCTCAAGCTGCCCTGTGCAGGGTCTGACAGGGGGGGTTCAGAGCCTGTTTTCCAGAAATCCATTTTCCCGGGTCAAGCACCGGGTGAGGAGCAGGCTTTCGTGTCAGGTGAAGGGCACCAGGGCTCTCTCCGTGCGGCAGTCATTTGCATTGGGATGACCCTTCAATTGCCACAGGATCCTGGAGGAGGTGTGGCAAGAGAATGTTGTGGCCGGAAGTGGAAGCGGATTTTGATGTTTCGGTCTTTGCTGTCGACAGACCATCGGAAACCAGGTCCTGAAATACCGCATAACCTGGGGTGTTTTTGCCGGTTCACTGGGAATGGATTGCAGGTTCTTGCTGTGCCAGTTGCATTTTCAGGGTGTCATTCAGCAGGAATCACGTTCAATTTTGGTTCCATGGGGCGAGCGTGCAGCAGTGGTTTTTAAAACCCAGGTCCATCACCCTGCAGTGATGAAACCACCAGTTGTGCTTGCTGTTCACTGTCCAGCATGGCGGTGGAGAACTGCTCGAACATGCTGAGGGCAAAAGCATCATCGTTTTTCAGCCGGTCCAGGAAAGCGTCGAGGTGACGCATGCTCACCCGTTTCCCGAGGCGCTGGGCCAGGAAGGTGACGGTGCCCCGCTTGCCCTCCAGGTCAATGGGGGAGAGCACTTCGGTGGTGGGATTTTTCGGTGGTTTTATAGTGGGCTCTGCCGGTGCAGGGATGGAGGCAGGGAGTTCTTGCAGGGACACCCCAAACTGGTCGGGTTCCTTGAGCATTTTGATGATCAGGCCGGCCGGATTCTCGGGGGTGTAGCCTTTGGAGAGCATCTGCTGGTAGCGACGCACCACGGGTTCCACCAGGTGGGCGTATTCCATGGCGTAGTGACGGGCTTGCACCGGCCAGATGCCGTGGCTTTCCAACAGTTGCACTTTGGCTTTGTCGGGCTCGGGGATCACCCGCGAGTTGAAGCGGTAGATGATGGTCTGGGTTTTGCCCCGCCCTTCAAACTCCACGGCTTTCAGGTAGCCGTTTTCAATCAGTTCTTCGTGGGCGTGATCCAGGCTGCGCCGGATCTTGTCTGAACGGCCACCGAACAGTTTGCACACCTGCCCCCAGATCATCACGTTTTCCTCGAAGGACTCCAACACCATCCCCGGGTCCTGAGGGTCCCTCCTGCGGGCTTCCAGCAGCCTGTAGAGGGCCCGGCTGGTGGGTTGCTTGAGGGCCTTGAGCACGCTGCCATCCACAGGCAGCAGGTAACCAGCCCGCACACTTTCGGTGATCTCCACGGGCAGGGTGATCTGGATGATGCTGCGGTTGGAGAGGTTGGCTTCATCGTCTGAGGTGAAACGCAATTTGTCGATGTGCTTGAAACTCACGGTTTCCCAGCGGGTGTTTTTTTTGTTCAACCAGGCCTGGGACACAAAAAATGCGGAAAGGTAAAGGCGGTGCAGGGATTCCCTGAGGGCGTCATAATTCTGGTTGTTGTCGGTCTTCCCAGACAGCTTGAGGAGTTCATAGGCCGTGACCTGCACCACACCATCTTCAGGCATGTTGTTTTCCACGTACTGGTGGATGATGGCATTGTAAAAATCATTGTCGTTGCCGTGCGGTACCCCGTACTCCTGGTTGCCCAGGCATTCAATCACGGTTTGTCGTCCATTGCGGGTTTCC containing:
- a CDS encoding ParB/RepB/Spo0J family partition protein translates to MSLIGRLNQQSGGKNITSSQKDRILQHNMKIIHIDLTKIERSPVQHRRSFDKKARESLARSIEKHGLRTPVLVKTKADGTYRLIAGERRLQAHEDLGKTQILAAVLDDVVNEKDEVTISLIENFQRSNPNAYEEAIGGTLLLSAELQKPREDIAAHLNQLYNARETEEAQLQIAQIEGLFDGVGLPSFVTFVTTRLPTLTYPVEVQQLLNDNLLPFTHCQLLARIKDDTLRQKAIQHALQHPGITVSDLKKFIQKLILPTTSKQKTVGTLIQDNYKKTWKKMAPEDRVVLESLIGKIEDMLAKYQ
- a CDS encoding AAA family ATPase, which translates into the protein MAAREINVRALREGLAQALTEVRSGDRLIVTQHKEKIAAVVPIKDLLLLQRAKEFSPMSIHTLFNHAGGSAKTTTVRELSHQLSKMGFKVLAVDLDSQANLSEWLGFGDVPREHTVLPTMLDRKPLEVHPQYHAHGFDLIPANLNLVDIEDRLATPEIFQFRNALRDVAREHQYDFVFIDASPSGAKLSQQACIAADSIICPVMPTVKGHTSLVTLNSLIDRIKPLNPGLKVSMYLLTNLNPTSTMNVHFQGELRARIEELGVPLFSEGIRRRETVYEAASYMMQPVTSLERKTKIHGLKEAQEELQQMAEFVLGQLQVGADQGVTL
- a CDS encoding DEAD/DEAH box helicase, coding for MTWSPPPGYGARTFQIHFHPQDWKEGQALQQQGEVLSCKPLPADRTVTGVVREVVEEFRVGLTLNPAQFRGSCTCWQKTPPHRTCKHMVALLFHWFSPPGEVPPVGLSMADESYLKTIGTSWEKRGVLHEAHQVKLQVLSKRNPVEVRKYLESQGWGKLWVLLEGGGASGIGLSSSRATLVPPTSNSALGGDRSQAVPAERQLVFVLDLGQQVPYLAPPRLEPHLGAIQRGRLLQPQRLVPGRTHYLPLEEEGRLLREVLNVKGDQHLHPRTPLGWVLDRLLKRGLLYLKGHLDRPLQAGEEREGKVGWTVDAQGNQHPQFQVEPAAEVLLLDQAWYVDRGSFKAGRVLTLCSGHQIQQFLAVPPVVPEKVQEAQHMLQGLDGPPLPHPVHLNVQRIKGVPSFKAVLGGTAQGKQNTPRLSLRVDYGALTVPTVDVLYPARTGRPALRHFDGHKLVLVERDVTAEQQAFSCLQAQGLSPLSTGDQGVVFQNASQSKGEEHLGYLLTRVVPELKGKNWEVIVDRSFPGEVIQRPLQGTLREDGGWFSLELGVEVAGRTVSLLPLLLRWIRNHPDLLREVLEGKAEGQLECFPLGEGRFLGVELTRIHTLLRVLVEYHQGGEAIWLPRMGAGLLSSVSGVVQWKGSEQAFRLIQNLRRLSEPLPPLQAPHGLKAELRPYQLQGVAWLQRLRETGMNGILADDMGLGKTLQTLTHILIEKEQGRLRHPVLIVAPTSLMPNWQAEAEKFTPGLRTLTLHGAARHRRMGDIQEVDVVFTTYGVLVKDQVLLERHPYHMIVLDEAQRIKNARGRASQAFKHLHSQHRLCLTGTPIENHLGELWSLFHFLMPDLLPAEGEFRQLYRDPIEKDDDPLCQERLSRMVRPLMLRRTKGEVAGELPSKTEITITLELGGEQRDLYETLRVATQQQLQVEIEKRGLASSQIHVLTALLKLRQVCCHPGLVRLEEASKVRRSVKLEWFKDTLPGMLEEGRTVLVFSQFTSLLVVLGKELERLGVKHAVLTGQTVDRAEQVQRFQSGEVKVFLISLKAGGVGLNLTAADTVIHFDPWWNPAAENQATDRAYRIGQDKPVFVYKLVTSGTIEEKILVLQEKKARLSRSVLHGGNGGELHLSEDDVGMLLAGGGLEKEHRKHV
- a CDS encoding replication initiator protein A, producing MPKKVKKTPSSSPLLPHYAEMNVHYLGLISIQRQIDKKDWRWRIEETRNGRQTVIECLGNQEYGVPHGNDNDFYNAIIHQYVENNMPEDGVVQVTAYELLKLSGKTDNNQNYDALRESLHRLYLSAFFVSQAWLNKKNTRWETVSFKHIDKLRFTSDDEANLSNRSIIQITLPVEITESVRAGYLLPVDGSVLKALKQPTSRALYRLLEARRRDPQDPGMVLESFEENVMIWGQVCKLFGGRSDKIRRSLDHAHEELIENGYLKAVEFEGRGKTQTIIYRFNSRVIPEPDKAKVQLLESHGIWPVQARHYAMEYAHLVEPVVRRYQQMLSKGYTPENPAGLIIKMLKEPDQFGVSLQELPASIPAPAEPTIKPPKNPTTEVLSPIDLEGKRGTVTFLAQRLGKRVSMRHLDAFLDRLKNDDAFALSMFEQFSTAMLDSEQQAQLVVSSLQGDGPGF